From one Portunus trituberculatus isolate SZX2019 chromosome 8, ASM1759143v1, whole genome shotgun sequence genomic stretch:
- the LOC123501054 gene encoding uncharacterized protein LOC123501054 produces MAKARIQEARLKEIGNDTAFQQDTDDQSVELWELMKEKEKLQAEIEATSMEIDGWVQVLNCSTAHELDSLIDSFSADPTLLPDSFTVHQPSETTNHLQDYFKTITRLNAHRILDVAQASSTEDGNLFIKFPSKLFKRPDHECLLLLKPGEDLTYSVVTHSLPPSVPLDSLEKEYLKKPQGPDGLRTFIAVVAQYTRPYYSRLLQIMSAENLSVLQGTVRHNKAATTLSFILDLKLKEHPSLVAEFVLKFDPLDVLPHTVTATPFSLKQEQIPQRLQETLDEAAERMKTKTFPQELLEAVRGSRVLCHPLRGTLGTQRTLRHPSPPWMICQGLSLI; encoded by the exons ATGGCCAAGGCACGCATCCAAGAGGCCCGACTGAAGGAGATCGGCAACGACACCGCCTTCCAGCAGGACACTGATGACCAAAGTGTTGAGTTATG ggaactcatgaaggagaaggagaagctaCAGGCGGAGATAGAGGCCACCAGTATGGAGATCGACGGATGGGTTCAGGTCCTCAACTGCTCCACTGCCCACGAACTCGACTCCCTCATTGACTCCTTCTCTGCCGACCCCACCCTCCTGCCGGACTCCTTCACCGTCCACCAGCCCTCAGAAACCACCAACCACCTGCAGGACTACTTCAAAACTATCACTCGCCTTAATGCGCATCGAatcctgg acgtCGCCCAGGCCAGCAGCACGGAGGACGGGAACCTCTTCATTAAGTTTCCCAGCAAGTTGTTCAAAAGACCTGACCATGAGTGCCTTCTGCTGCTCAAACCGGGGGAAGACCTCACCTACAG TGTGGTGACTCACAGCCTGCCGCCGTCAGTGCCTCTAGACAGCCTGGAGAAGGAGTACCTGAAGAAGCCACAGGGACCAg ATGGCCTGCGGACGTTCATAGCAGTGGTGGCGCAGTACACAAGGCCATACTACTCACGCCTGCTCCAGATTATGTCAGCTGag AATCTGAGTGTGCTGCAGGGAACCGTCAGACACAACAAGGCTGCCACCACACTCAGCTTCATTTTGGACCTCAagctg aaggagcaCCCATCGCTGGTTGCTGAGTTTGTGTTGAAGTTTGACCCGCTGGATGTTCTCCCCCACACTGTCACTGCCACGCCCTTCTCCCTAA AGCAGGAGCAGATACCCCAAAGGCTGCAAGAGACCCTGGATGAAGCAGCAGAGAGGATGAAGACCAAAACCTTCCCCCAGGAGTTGCTGGAGGCTGTCAGGGGGTCAAGGGTTCTGTGTCACCCTCTCCGGGGAACCTTGGGGACACAGAGGACCCTTCgtcacccctctcctccctggATGATCTGTCAGGGCCTCTCTTTGATTTAG